A DNA window from Scylla paramamosain isolate STU-SP2022 chromosome 10, ASM3559412v1, whole genome shotgun sequence contains the following coding sequences:
- the LOC135104347 gene encoding aminoacylase-1-like isoform X6 encodes MAQCEHTAVTTFREYIRIKTVQPDPDYETCSKFLKRQGEELGAKVHVMECVPGKPIIIMTVEGRDPTLPSILLNSHTDVVPVFPKHWKYDPFSGHKDEDGEIYGRGTQDMKSVGIQYLEALKQLRCEGNTFLRTIHVSFVPDEEIGGADGMMSFVETDYFREMNVGFALDEGYASTSEDFLVFYGERHIYHLNVRCSGQPGHGSQFLSNTAGEKLHKVINSFFSFRDQEERRLRENPDLQLGDVTTVNLTMLEGGVQFNVVPAQLSVGFDIRIPPALDPADFENMVQGWCREAGEDVVYEICLKSVNRELSSVVDGQSPWWDAFSQACKIEKITVQKQIFPAGTDSSLIRKHGIPCLGFSPMNNTERLLHDHNERLNEKVFLRGIQIYASIISALANCTP; translated from the exons ATGGCTCAGTGCGAACACACAGCTGTCACCACCTTCAGGGAGTACATCAGGATCAAGACAGTGCAACCCGACCCAGATTATG AGACATGCAGCAAATTTCTAAAGCGTCAGGGCGAGGAGCTGGGCGCCAAAGTACACGTAATGGAGTGTGTCCCTGGGAAACCCATCATTATAATGACTGTGGAGGGCCGGGATCCCACCCTGCCCTCAATCCTCCTCAACTCTCACACGGATGTTGTACCAGTCTTCCCG AAACACTGGAAGTACGACCCCTTCAGCGGGCACAAAGATGAGGACGGAGAGATCTATGGACGGGGGACTCAGGACATGAAGAGTGTGGGCATACAATACCTGGAGGCTCTCAAGCAGCTCAGGTGTGAGGGAAACACGTTTCTAAGAACCATCCATGTTTCCTTTGTGCCAG ATGAGGAGATTGGTGGTGCAGATGGAATGATGTCATTTGTGGAGACAGACTACTTCCGGGAAATGAATGTTGGCTTTGCACTTGATGAGGGGTATGCCAGCACTTCAGAGGATTTCCTGGTGTTTTATGGTGAAAGACATATTTACC ACTTGAATGTGAGGTGCTCTGGCCAGCCTGGCCACGGGTCCCAGTTTCTGTCCAACACTGCGGGAGAGAAACTGCATAAAGTGATcaattccttcttctccttccgaGATCAAGAAGAACGCAGGCTAAGAGAAAATCCAGACCTCCAACTTGGAGACGTGACAACTGTCAACCTCACCATGCTGGAG GGAGGCGTGCAGTTTAATGTGGTGCCTGCACAGCTGAGTGTGGGTTTTGACATCCGCATTCCACCGGCGCTTGATCCGGCTGACTTTGAAAACATGGTGCAAGGCTGGTGCAGGGAAGCAGGAGAAGATGTTGTTTATGAAATCTGTCTCAAG TCCGTCAACAGAGAGTTGTCCAGTGTGGTGGACGGCCAGAGTCCGTGGTGGGATGCCTTCTCTCAAGCCTGTAAAATAGA gaaaatCACCGTCCAAAAACAAATTTTCCCTGCTGGCACAGATAGCAGTTTAATCAGAAAG CATGGCATTCCGTGCCTTGGGTTCTCTCCAATGAACAACACTGAACGCCTTCTGCACGACCACAATGAACGCCTCAATGAGAAGGTGTTCCTGCGGGGCATCCAGATCTATGCTTCCATCATCTCTGCCCTTGCCAACTGCACGCCATAA
- the LOC135104347 gene encoding aminoacylase-1-like isoform X1, translating into MYVSVMYRILNFTSDLRGCGGGARITMAQCEHTAVTTFREYIRIKTVQPDPDYETCSKFLKRQGEELGAKVHVMECVPGKPIIIMTVEGRDPTLPSILLNSHTDVVPVFPKHWKYDPFSGHKDEDGEIYGRGTQDMKSVGIQYLEALKQLRCEGNTFLRTIHVSFVPDEEIGGADGMMSFVETDYFREMNVGFALDEGYASTSEDFLVFYGERHIYHLNVRCSGQPGHGSQFLSNTAGEKLHKVINSFFSFRDQEERRLRENPDLQLGDVTTVNLTMLEGGVQFNVVPAQLSVGFDIRIPPALDPADFENMVQGWCREAGEDVVYEICLKSVNRELSSVVDGQSPWWDAFSQACKIEKITVQKQIFPAGTDSSLIRKHGIPCLGFSPMNNTERLLHDHNERLNEKVFLRGIQIYASIISALANCTP; encoded by the exons GATCACCATGGCTCAGTGCGAACACACAGCTGTCACCACCTTCAGGGAGTACATCAGGATCAAGACAGTGCAACCCGACCCAGATTATG AGACATGCAGCAAATTTCTAAAGCGTCAGGGCGAGGAGCTGGGCGCCAAAGTACACGTAATGGAGTGTGTCCCTGGGAAACCCATCATTATAATGACTGTGGAGGGCCGGGATCCCACCCTGCCCTCAATCCTCCTCAACTCTCACACGGATGTTGTACCAGTCTTCCCG AAACACTGGAAGTACGACCCCTTCAGCGGGCACAAAGATGAGGACGGAGAGATCTATGGACGGGGGACTCAGGACATGAAGAGTGTGGGCATACAATACCTGGAGGCTCTCAAGCAGCTCAGGTGTGAGGGAAACACGTTTCTAAGAACCATCCATGTTTCCTTTGTGCCAG ATGAGGAGATTGGTGGTGCAGATGGAATGATGTCATTTGTGGAGACAGACTACTTCCGGGAAATGAATGTTGGCTTTGCACTTGATGAGGGGTATGCCAGCACTTCAGAGGATTTCCTGGTGTTTTATGGTGAAAGACATATTTACC ACTTGAATGTGAGGTGCTCTGGCCAGCCTGGCCACGGGTCCCAGTTTCTGTCCAACACTGCGGGAGAGAAACTGCATAAAGTGATcaattccttcttctccttccgaGATCAAGAAGAACGCAGGCTAAGAGAAAATCCAGACCTCCAACTTGGAGACGTGACAACTGTCAACCTCACCATGCTGGAG GGAGGCGTGCAGTTTAATGTGGTGCCTGCACAGCTGAGTGTGGGTTTTGACATCCGCATTCCACCGGCGCTTGATCCGGCTGACTTTGAAAACATGGTGCAAGGCTGGTGCAGGGAAGCAGGAGAAGATGTTGTTTATGAAATCTGTCTCAAG TCCGTCAACAGAGAGTTGTCCAGTGTGGTGGACGGCCAGAGTCCGTGGTGGGATGCCTTCTCTCAAGCCTGTAAAATAGA gaaaatCACCGTCCAAAAACAAATTTTCCCTGCTGGCACAGATAGCAGTTTAATCAGAAAG CATGGCATTCCGTGCCTTGGGTTCTCTCCAATGAACAACACTGAACGCCTTCTGCACGACCACAATGAACGCCTCAATGAGAAGGTGTTCCTGCGGGGCATCCAGATCTATGCTTCCATCATCTCTGCCCTTGCCAACTGCACGCCATAA
- the LOC135104347 gene encoding aminoacylase-1-like isoform X3 produces MRRRSQHRITMAQCEHTAVTTFREYIRIKTVQPDPDYETCSKFLKRQGEELGAKVHVMECVPGKPIIIMTVEGRDPTLPSILLNSHTDVVPVFPKHWKYDPFSGHKDEDGEIYGRGTQDMKSVGIQYLEALKQLRCEGNTFLRTIHVSFVPDEEIGGADGMMSFVETDYFREMNVGFALDEGYASTSEDFLVFYGERHIYHLNVRCSGQPGHGSQFLSNTAGEKLHKVINSFFSFRDQEERRLRENPDLQLGDVTTVNLTMLEGGVQFNVVPAQLSVGFDIRIPPALDPADFENMVQGWCREAGEDVVYEICLKSVNRELSSVVDGQSPWWDAFSQACKIEKITVQKQIFPAGTDSSLIRKHGIPCLGFSPMNNTERLLHDHNERLNEKVFLRGIQIYASIISALANCTP; encoded by the exons CACAGGATCACCATGGCTCAGTGCGAACACACAGCTGTCACCACCTTCAGGGAGTACATCAGGATCAAGACAGTGCAACCCGACCCAGATTATG AGACATGCAGCAAATTTCTAAAGCGTCAGGGCGAGGAGCTGGGCGCCAAAGTACACGTAATGGAGTGTGTCCCTGGGAAACCCATCATTATAATGACTGTGGAGGGCCGGGATCCCACCCTGCCCTCAATCCTCCTCAACTCTCACACGGATGTTGTACCAGTCTTCCCG AAACACTGGAAGTACGACCCCTTCAGCGGGCACAAAGATGAGGACGGAGAGATCTATGGACGGGGGACTCAGGACATGAAGAGTGTGGGCATACAATACCTGGAGGCTCTCAAGCAGCTCAGGTGTGAGGGAAACACGTTTCTAAGAACCATCCATGTTTCCTTTGTGCCAG ATGAGGAGATTGGTGGTGCAGATGGAATGATGTCATTTGTGGAGACAGACTACTTCCGGGAAATGAATGTTGGCTTTGCACTTGATGAGGGGTATGCCAGCACTTCAGAGGATTTCCTGGTGTTTTATGGTGAAAGACATATTTACC ACTTGAATGTGAGGTGCTCTGGCCAGCCTGGCCACGGGTCCCAGTTTCTGTCCAACACTGCGGGAGAGAAACTGCATAAAGTGATcaattccttcttctccttccgaGATCAAGAAGAACGCAGGCTAAGAGAAAATCCAGACCTCCAACTTGGAGACGTGACAACTGTCAACCTCACCATGCTGGAG GGAGGCGTGCAGTTTAATGTGGTGCCTGCACAGCTGAGTGTGGGTTTTGACATCCGCATTCCACCGGCGCTTGATCCGGCTGACTTTGAAAACATGGTGCAAGGCTGGTGCAGGGAAGCAGGAGAAGATGTTGTTTATGAAATCTGTCTCAAG TCCGTCAACAGAGAGTTGTCCAGTGTGGTGGACGGCCAGAGTCCGTGGTGGGATGCCTTCTCTCAAGCCTGTAAAATAGA gaaaatCACCGTCCAAAAACAAATTTTCCCTGCTGGCACAGATAGCAGTTTAATCAGAAAG CATGGCATTCCGTGCCTTGGGTTCTCTCCAATGAACAACACTGAACGCCTTCTGCACGACCACAATGAACGCCTCAATGAGAAGGTGTTCCTGCGGGGCATCCAGATCTATGCTTCCATCATCTCTGCCCTTGCCAACTGCACGCCATAA
- the LOC135104347 gene encoding aminoacylase-1-like isoform X2 yields the protein MYVSVMYRILNFTSDLRGCGGGARITMAQCEHTAVTTFREYIRIKTVQPDPDYETCSKFLKRQGEELGAKVHVMECVPGKPIIIMTVEGRDPTLPSILLNSHTDVVPVFPKHWKYDPFSGHKDEDGEIYGRGTQDMKSVGIQYLEALKQLRCEGNTFLRTIHVSFVPDEEIGGADGMMSFVETDYFREMNVGFALDEGYASTSEDFLVFYDLNVRCSGQPGHGSQFLSNTAGEKLHKVINSFFSFRDQEERRLRENPDLQLGDVTTVNLTMLEGGVQFNVVPAQLSVGFDIRIPPALDPADFENMVQGWCREAGEDVVYEICLKSVNRELSSVVDGQSPWWDAFSQACKIEKITVQKQIFPAGTDSSLIRKHGIPCLGFSPMNNTERLLHDHNERLNEKVFLRGIQIYASIISALANCTP from the exons GATCACCATGGCTCAGTGCGAACACACAGCTGTCACCACCTTCAGGGAGTACATCAGGATCAAGACAGTGCAACCCGACCCAGATTATG AGACATGCAGCAAATTTCTAAAGCGTCAGGGCGAGGAGCTGGGCGCCAAAGTACACGTAATGGAGTGTGTCCCTGGGAAACCCATCATTATAATGACTGTGGAGGGCCGGGATCCCACCCTGCCCTCAATCCTCCTCAACTCTCACACGGATGTTGTACCAGTCTTCCCG AAACACTGGAAGTACGACCCCTTCAGCGGGCACAAAGATGAGGACGGAGAGATCTATGGACGGGGGACTCAGGACATGAAGAGTGTGGGCATACAATACCTGGAGGCTCTCAAGCAGCTCAGGTGTGAGGGAAACACGTTTCTAAGAACCATCCATGTTTCCTTTGTGCCAG ATGAGGAGATTGGTGGTGCAGATGGAATGATGTCATTTGTGGAGACAGACTACTTCCGGGAAATGAATGTTGGCTTTGCACTTGATGAGGGGTATGCCAGCACTTCAGAGGATTTCCTGGTGTTTTATG ACTTGAATGTGAGGTGCTCTGGCCAGCCTGGCCACGGGTCCCAGTTTCTGTCCAACACTGCGGGAGAGAAACTGCATAAAGTGATcaattccttcttctccttccgaGATCAAGAAGAACGCAGGCTAAGAGAAAATCCAGACCTCCAACTTGGAGACGTGACAACTGTCAACCTCACCATGCTGGAG GGAGGCGTGCAGTTTAATGTGGTGCCTGCACAGCTGAGTGTGGGTTTTGACATCCGCATTCCACCGGCGCTTGATCCGGCTGACTTTGAAAACATGGTGCAAGGCTGGTGCAGGGAAGCAGGAGAAGATGTTGTTTATGAAATCTGTCTCAAG TCCGTCAACAGAGAGTTGTCCAGTGTGGTGGACGGCCAGAGTCCGTGGTGGGATGCCTTCTCTCAAGCCTGTAAAATAGA gaaaatCACCGTCCAAAAACAAATTTTCCCTGCTGGCACAGATAGCAGTTTAATCAGAAAG CATGGCATTCCGTGCCTTGGGTTCTCTCCAATGAACAACACTGAACGCCTTCTGCACGACCACAATGAACGCCTCAATGAGAAGGTGTTCCTGCGGGGCATCCAGATCTATGCTTCCATCATCTCTGCCCTTGCCAACTGCACGCCATAA
- the LOC135104347 gene encoding aminoacylase-1-like isoform X5: MITMAQCEHTAVTTFREYIRIKTVQPDPDYETCSKFLKRQGEELGAKVHVMECVPGKPIIIMTVEGRDPTLPSILLNSHTDVVPVFPKHWKYDPFSGHKDEDGEIYGRGTQDMKSVGIQYLEALKQLRCEGNTFLRTIHVSFVPDEEIGGADGMMSFVETDYFREMNVGFALDEGYASTSEDFLVFYGERHIYHLNVRCSGQPGHGSQFLSNTAGEKLHKVINSFFSFRDQEERRLRENPDLQLGDVTTVNLTMLEGGVQFNVVPAQLSVGFDIRIPPALDPADFENMVQGWCREAGEDVVYEICLKSVNRELSSVVDGQSPWWDAFSQACKIEKITVQKQIFPAGTDSSLIRKHGIPCLGFSPMNNTERLLHDHNERLNEKVFLRGIQIYASIISALANCTP; encoded by the exons GATCACCATGGCTCAGTGCGAACACACAGCTGTCACCACCTTCAGGGAGTACATCAGGATCAAGACAGTGCAACCCGACCCAGATTATG AGACATGCAGCAAATTTCTAAAGCGTCAGGGCGAGGAGCTGGGCGCCAAAGTACACGTAATGGAGTGTGTCCCTGGGAAACCCATCATTATAATGACTGTGGAGGGCCGGGATCCCACCCTGCCCTCAATCCTCCTCAACTCTCACACGGATGTTGTACCAGTCTTCCCG AAACACTGGAAGTACGACCCCTTCAGCGGGCACAAAGATGAGGACGGAGAGATCTATGGACGGGGGACTCAGGACATGAAGAGTGTGGGCATACAATACCTGGAGGCTCTCAAGCAGCTCAGGTGTGAGGGAAACACGTTTCTAAGAACCATCCATGTTTCCTTTGTGCCAG ATGAGGAGATTGGTGGTGCAGATGGAATGATGTCATTTGTGGAGACAGACTACTTCCGGGAAATGAATGTTGGCTTTGCACTTGATGAGGGGTATGCCAGCACTTCAGAGGATTTCCTGGTGTTTTATGGTGAAAGACATATTTACC ACTTGAATGTGAGGTGCTCTGGCCAGCCTGGCCACGGGTCCCAGTTTCTGTCCAACACTGCGGGAGAGAAACTGCATAAAGTGATcaattccttcttctccttccgaGATCAAGAAGAACGCAGGCTAAGAGAAAATCCAGACCTCCAACTTGGAGACGTGACAACTGTCAACCTCACCATGCTGGAG GGAGGCGTGCAGTTTAATGTGGTGCCTGCACAGCTGAGTGTGGGTTTTGACATCCGCATTCCACCGGCGCTTGATCCGGCTGACTTTGAAAACATGGTGCAAGGCTGGTGCAGGGAAGCAGGAGAAGATGTTGTTTATGAAATCTGTCTCAAG TCCGTCAACAGAGAGTTGTCCAGTGTGGTGGACGGCCAGAGTCCGTGGTGGGATGCCTTCTCTCAAGCCTGTAAAATAGA gaaaatCACCGTCCAAAAACAAATTTTCCCTGCTGGCACAGATAGCAGTTTAATCAGAAAG CATGGCATTCCGTGCCTTGGGTTCTCTCCAATGAACAACACTGAACGCCTTCTGCACGACCACAATGAACGCCTCAATGAGAAGGTGTTCCTGCGGGGCATCCAGATCTATGCTTCCATCATCTCTGCCCTTGCCAACTGCACGCCATAA
- the LOC135104347 gene encoding aminoacylase-1-like isoform X4: MCGTVAHRITMAQCEHTAVTTFREYIRIKTVQPDPDYETCSKFLKRQGEELGAKVHVMECVPGKPIIIMTVEGRDPTLPSILLNSHTDVVPVFPKHWKYDPFSGHKDEDGEIYGRGTQDMKSVGIQYLEALKQLRCEGNTFLRTIHVSFVPDEEIGGADGMMSFVETDYFREMNVGFALDEGYASTSEDFLVFYGERHIYHLNVRCSGQPGHGSQFLSNTAGEKLHKVINSFFSFRDQEERRLRENPDLQLGDVTTVNLTMLEGGVQFNVVPAQLSVGFDIRIPPALDPADFENMVQGWCREAGEDVVYEICLKSVNRELSSVVDGQSPWWDAFSQACKIEKITVQKQIFPAGTDSSLIRKHGIPCLGFSPMNNTERLLHDHNERLNEKVFLRGIQIYASIISALANCTP, translated from the exons CACAGGATCACCATGGCTCAGTGCGAACACACAGCTGTCACCACCTTCAGGGAGTACATCAGGATCAAGACAGTGCAACCCGACCCAGATTATG AGACATGCAGCAAATTTCTAAAGCGTCAGGGCGAGGAGCTGGGCGCCAAAGTACACGTAATGGAGTGTGTCCCTGGGAAACCCATCATTATAATGACTGTGGAGGGCCGGGATCCCACCCTGCCCTCAATCCTCCTCAACTCTCACACGGATGTTGTACCAGTCTTCCCG AAACACTGGAAGTACGACCCCTTCAGCGGGCACAAAGATGAGGACGGAGAGATCTATGGACGGGGGACTCAGGACATGAAGAGTGTGGGCATACAATACCTGGAGGCTCTCAAGCAGCTCAGGTGTGAGGGAAACACGTTTCTAAGAACCATCCATGTTTCCTTTGTGCCAG ATGAGGAGATTGGTGGTGCAGATGGAATGATGTCATTTGTGGAGACAGACTACTTCCGGGAAATGAATGTTGGCTTTGCACTTGATGAGGGGTATGCCAGCACTTCAGAGGATTTCCTGGTGTTTTATGGTGAAAGACATATTTACC ACTTGAATGTGAGGTGCTCTGGCCAGCCTGGCCACGGGTCCCAGTTTCTGTCCAACACTGCGGGAGAGAAACTGCATAAAGTGATcaattccttcttctccttccgaGATCAAGAAGAACGCAGGCTAAGAGAAAATCCAGACCTCCAACTTGGAGACGTGACAACTGTCAACCTCACCATGCTGGAG GGAGGCGTGCAGTTTAATGTGGTGCCTGCACAGCTGAGTGTGGGTTTTGACATCCGCATTCCACCGGCGCTTGATCCGGCTGACTTTGAAAACATGGTGCAAGGCTGGTGCAGGGAAGCAGGAGAAGATGTTGTTTATGAAATCTGTCTCAAG TCCGTCAACAGAGAGTTGTCCAGTGTGGTGGACGGCCAGAGTCCGTGGTGGGATGCCTTCTCTCAAGCCTGTAAAATAGA gaaaatCACCGTCCAAAAACAAATTTTCCCTGCTGGCACAGATAGCAGTTTAATCAGAAAG CATGGCATTCCGTGCCTTGGGTTCTCTCCAATGAACAACACTGAACGCCTTCTGCACGACCACAATGAACGCCTCAATGAGAAGGTGTTCCTGCGGGGCATCCAGATCTATGCTTCCATCATCTCTGCCCTTGCCAACTGCACGCCATAA
- the LOC135104347 gene encoding aminoacylase-1-like isoform X7, which yields MYVSVMYRILNFTSDLRGCGGGARITMAQCEHTAVTTFREYIRIKTVQPDPDYETCSKFLKRQGEELGAKVHVMECVPGKPIIIMTVEGRDPTLPSILLNSHTDVVPVFPKHWKYDPFSGHKDEDGEIYGRGTQDMKSVGIQYLEALKQLRCEGNTFLRTIHVSFVPDEEIGGADGMMSFVETDYFREMNVGFALDEGYASTSEDFLVFYGERHIYHLNVRCSGQPGHGSQFLSNTAGEKLHKVINSFFSFRDQEERRLRENPDLQLGDVTTVNLTMLEGGVQFNVVPAQLSVGFDIRIPPALDPADFENMVQGWCREAGEDVVYEICLKSVNRELSSVVDGQSPWWDAFSQACKIDMAFRALGSLQ from the exons GATCACCATGGCTCAGTGCGAACACACAGCTGTCACCACCTTCAGGGAGTACATCAGGATCAAGACAGTGCAACCCGACCCAGATTATG AGACATGCAGCAAATTTCTAAAGCGTCAGGGCGAGGAGCTGGGCGCCAAAGTACACGTAATGGAGTGTGTCCCTGGGAAACCCATCATTATAATGACTGTGGAGGGCCGGGATCCCACCCTGCCCTCAATCCTCCTCAACTCTCACACGGATGTTGTACCAGTCTTCCCG AAACACTGGAAGTACGACCCCTTCAGCGGGCACAAAGATGAGGACGGAGAGATCTATGGACGGGGGACTCAGGACATGAAGAGTGTGGGCATACAATACCTGGAGGCTCTCAAGCAGCTCAGGTGTGAGGGAAACACGTTTCTAAGAACCATCCATGTTTCCTTTGTGCCAG ATGAGGAGATTGGTGGTGCAGATGGAATGATGTCATTTGTGGAGACAGACTACTTCCGGGAAATGAATGTTGGCTTTGCACTTGATGAGGGGTATGCCAGCACTTCAGAGGATTTCCTGGTGTTTTATGGTGAAAGACATATTTACC ACTTGAATGTGAGGTGCTCTGGCCAGCCTGGCCACGGGTCCCAGTTTCTGTCCAACACTGCGGGAGAGAAACTGCATAAAGTGATcaattccttcttctccttccgaGATCAAGAAGAACGCAGGCTAAGAGAAAATCCAGACCTCCAACTTGGAGACGTGACAACTGTCAACCTCACCATGCTGGAG GGAGGCGTGCAGTTTAATGTGGTGCCTGCACAGCTGAGTGTGGGTTTTGACATCCGCATTCCACCGGCGCTTGATCCGGCTGACTTTGAAAACATGGTGCAAGGCTGGTGCAGGGAAGCAGGAGAAGATGTTGTTTATGAAATCTGTCTCAAG TCCGTCAACAGAGAGTTGTCCAGTGTGGTGGACGGCCAGAGTCCGTGGTGGGATGCCTTCTCTCAAGCCTGTAAAATAGA CATGGCATTCCGTGCCTTGGGTTCTCTCCAATGA